The genomic DNA TACCGCAACTGGCAAAATGGAGGAATACCCCTTGTCCAGTGCCGTGTCCATTTGACCAACCACATTCCGATCAGCAAGCAATAGTCCTTTCATCTTGAAGCGTTTCAAAAGCTCCTGACGGGCCTGTTCCGCACTAAGACCATTTGGCGACTGCAACATCGGATTGTGGACGTGAAAATACAGCGTACCCGCCGGGTAAGCCGTCTCACCCAACCATTCCTCCGCCGCATTCAGCAGAACGTCCAGGTACGTGAGCATTTGCAAGGACAAGCCATAGTACACCTCATGCAGCTTGAGATCCTTTTGGCTGGATTTGTAATCAATGACGCGTAAAAGCAAGCCTTGTTCTCCCTCTGCCACATCCACGCGGTCAATTCGTCCGACGATTTCCATCACCACACCATTGTCCAATCGAAAGGTCAGAGGAGGAAGCTTTTCTCCCGGCCCAAAACCCAGTTCCAGCTCCAGTGGCTCAAAGCTGCCTCTACGCGCATGTTCTCCCAAAATCAGCGAAGCCCGACTTACAATGTCTTTCAGCTTGCGCAAAATGTACCCGTACCGCTTGGAGCTCATTAAAATCTCCCCTTGCAGACGAGGGGCCAAACGCTCCACTGTCGATTCCGCCTCTTGTTGGCATTCCTCTGTACTGAGACTGCCCCAGCTCACGTTGCGTTTACGCAAATTCATCGCCATCTCTCCGAGCGCCGCATGGAACAGCTGCCCGATATCCGGTGCCTTCAGCCGATACATTTGGCGCTCCTTCAAGCGAAGACCGTGAGAAGCAAAATGCGAAAACGGACAAGCGACAAAACGTTCCATACGAGATACGCTGGTACGCAGCTTGCTGCCGTACAGACGGCGACTCGTTTCCTTCCGCATTTCGGCATGATTTTCGTAAAAAAGTGAGGTCAGCAACTGACTCAGCTTGTCCTTTTCACGCCCCTGCTGGCACGCATACCAGTTGTACACCTCCCACCAGGGAGATAAAATCTCTCCACCATGCCGCCATTGTCGGAATTGCGCGATCAGCTGCGGCAATGCCTCGGACGGATGGGAAGCATACTCCCATTGCGTCGCCCATAGGTCCCCAGGCAAAGGATAGGTAGCTAACGGATGCTCTTCCAGAGCAGGGAACAGTTGACGGACATGGCGTACCAACTCTGACGGGAGCAACGACTTACCCTCTTCGTCGGTTACGGCGTAGCTCATCCACAGACTGCTTCCGGCTGATGTGAGCGCCGTATACGCAAGAAAACGTTCATCCAGCAGACGTCTTGTCATATTCGGTGCCAGCTCCACTCCCCGTTCATTCAGGGCGGTGCGTTCCTGCTCATTCAGCACGCCGTCCTCATGAAATACAGCCGGCATCACACCTTCGTTCATACCCAGTACAAAGGCATGTTGAATACCAGCTACACGAGTACGGTCTGTGTTTCCGACCAGTACCTGATCCAGAGCTGGCGGAACAAGACCCATACGGTACTCTATCAGCCCCGTCTCCAGAACACCGGCAAACAAGGAAGTGTCCAGCTTCTCATCACCCATCATTTCGACGATCTGATCCAACAGCTCAAGCACCGCATCCCATACCTGACGATGCTCCTTGGCCTGTTCGGGATTTCCCGCTTTCTCGGCCTGATGGATCAAGTCATCCAGCTTATGCCCAATTTCCGCATCCTCCAGCAACAAGTACACCGCTTCACACTTCTCAAGTGCAGTCCGAGCCTTACCCAGACGTTTCTCAAACGCACGCAAAGGCGTCACAATCACATCACGGCACAGCTCCATTAGATCCAGCGTTTCGTCCCGTTGACGATTTCGCTCCTGTTCCTCCAGCTCCAGCGAAAGGCTAGGTACAGCCTGCCAAGGACGTCCATCTGTCCAGCGGCTGCCCTGTATCCCACAGGCCAATGCATAGTTTTCCAGACGGTCCATATCCTCGCGGCTGACCCGTTCATCCTGCGGTAATAGAAGATCCGTTTTGACCGCACGAAATACATCCTCGTACCGCCAACGCCGCTGGACGATATCCAGCGAAGCCCGAATCATTTCCACCAATGGATGATGCAATACGCTTCTGCGCTGATCCAGAAATACCGGAACCTCATATTGTTTGAATATCGGCTCCACCCACGGCTCATAATCCTCAATATGGCGTACGAACAGAGCCATTTCCCGATAACGTGCTCCCTCATCTCGGGCGAGGCGGCGCATTTCGCGCACTGCCCCCTCAAGCTCGACACGTCGGTTCGCTGCGGCATACAGTTTGATTTCTTCTGGCTGCTTATCTCTCCATTGCTCCCGCATCTGTTGCTGCAGCATGGGTCGTTCCTGGTTCCGATATCCCCCACGTCGTTCAAACTGCGCCTCCAGATACGCCAACGCAGGACGGTTCTTAAATCTCGGAAGCGGATCAGGGCGCAGCAGTTGTGTCTGCGTCTCCATCATCAGCTCGTCCGCCATCCCTTTAAGCTTTATATAGGTAGCCGCCGAAGGATGAAACAAATCCAGCTCATGCGGAAGCTGTCCACTCTCGTAGCTACGATTGCAGGTCAGTGCGACCGTCAACGAAGAAGCGTGCAGCATAAGCTGCTCCACCACCTTGTATTCATGCGGCGTAAATCTGCGGTAGCCATCCATCCAAATATCGGCT from Paenibacillus sp. FSL R10-2782 includes the following:
- the addB gene encoding helicase-exonuclease AddAB subunit AddB; translation: MSVRLLIGRSGSGKSTLIRREMTAMLREEPLGKPMLLLVPEQSSFASEHALLTETGNGIQGTVRAQVMGFHRLAYLVMQETGGSALVPVTEEGKKMLLYKIIRRRKDELSLFKDSGDQLGFVDRLNTLFTELKQYGNDTRSVPEQLERMNAAGESTPILRGKLKDISLIYEDFERELTLQYIDGEDTLRMLAEQIAESSIVRGADIWMDGYRRFTPHEYKVVEQLMLHASSLTVALTCNRSYESGQLPHELDLFHPSAATYIKLKGMADELMMETQTQLLRPDPLPRFKNRPALAYLEAQFERRGGYRNQERPMLQQQMREQWRDKQPEEIKLYAAANRRVELEGAVREMRRLARDEGARYREMALFVRHIEDYEPWVEPIFKQYEVPVFLDQRRSVLHHPLVEMIRASLDIVQRRWRYEDVFRAVKTDLLLPQDERVSREDMDRLENYALACGIQGSRWTDGRPWQAVPSLSLELEEQERNRQRDETLDLMELCRDVIVTPLRAFEKRLGKARTALEKCEAVYLLLEDAEIGHKLDDLIHQAEKAGNPEQAKEHRQVWDAVLELLDQIVEMMGDEKLDTSLFAGVLETGLIEYRMGLVPPALDQVLVGNTDRTRVAGIQHAFVLGMNEGVMPAVFHEDGVLNEQERTALNERGVELAPNMTRRLLDERFLAYTALTSAGSSLWMSYAVTDEEGKSLLPSELVRHVRQLFPALEEHPLATYPLPGDLWATQWEYASHPSEALPQLIAQFRQWRHGGEILSPWWEVYNWYACQQGREKDKLSQLLTSLFYENHAEMRKETSRRLYGSKLRTSVSRMERFVACPFSHFASHGLRLKERQMYRLKAPDIGQLFHAALGEMAMNLRKRNVSWGSLSTEECQQEAESTVERLAPRLQGEILMSSKRYGYILRKLKDIVSRASLILGEHARRGSFEPLELELGFGPGEKLPPLTFRLDNGVVMEIVGRIDRVDVAEGEQGLLLRVIDYKSSQKDLKLHEVYYGLSLQMLTYLDVLLNAAEEWLGETAYPAGTLYFHVHNPMLQSPNGLSAEQARQELLKRFKMKGLLLADRNVVGQMDTALDKGYSSILPVAVKADGSFYSSASVASPEQWDSLLASVRDNIRTIGTRMTEGDVAIEPYRIQQETACTFCAFKPVCQFDDSLEGSGYNQWGKPGKDQIWDLLGSTQEGKGGMD